In one Janibacter cremeus genomic region, the following are encoded:
- a CDS encoding ferrochelatase, which produces MPTPDDAHALHPYDAVLVQSFGGPEGPDDVLPFLRRVTAGRGVPDERLAEVGEHYDRVGGVSPLPALNRRLVAHLSAELEDRGHPLPVVLGNRNSAPFVRDALGELAAKGAGRVVVIATSAWRSYSSCRQYREDLARAAADFPGLALDKVRPFGEHPGFAGIFARDTLAAAREAVGRVGAEHVALLFVTHSIPDAMDETSGPGDGEGRAYSSDQAETAAAILGEVDTVLGTDLPGGLAFCSRSGSPHTPWLEPDVNDRIRELVGEGIKHVVVVPLGFVSDHMEVVHDLDVEAAETAAEVGIGMTRVTTPGADPAFVAGLADLLLERAAEARGEGPVRATWRDLDSHPSVCPVGCCPNLRTAEPALCGRD; this is translated from the coding sequence ATGCCCACCCCGGATGATGCGCACGCCCTCCACCCCTACGACGCGGTCCTCGTGCAGTCCTTCGGGGGGCCCGAGGGGCCCGACGACGTCCTGCCCTTCCTCCGGCGGGTCACCGCCGGCCGCGGGGTGCCCGACGAGCGCCTCGCCGAGGTGGGGGAGCACTACGACCGGGTCGGTGGCGTGAGCCCGCTGCCGGCCCTCAACCGGCGCCTCGTGGCGCACCTGTCGGCCGAGCTCGAGGACCGGGGCCACCCCCTTCCCGTGGTGCTGGGCAACCGCAACTCCGCCCCCTTCGTCCGGGACGCCCTGGGCGAGCTCGCCGCGAAGGGGGCCGGCCGGGTCGTCGTCATCGCCACGAGCGCCTGGCGCAGCTACTCCTCGTGCCGCCAGTACCGCGAAGACCTCGCGCGCGCGGCCGCGGACTTCCCCGGTCTGGCGCTGGACAAGGTGCGTCCCTTCGGCGAGCACCCCGGCTTCGCCGGCATCTTCGCCCGCGACACCCTCGCCGCTGCCCGTGAGGCCGTGGGTCGGGTCGGCGCGGAGCACGTCGCGCTGCTCTTCGTCACCCACTCCATCCCCGACGCGATGGACGAGACCTCCGGGCCGGGCGACGGGGAGGGCCGGGCCTACTCGTCCGACCAGGCCGAGACGGCCGCCGCGATCCTCGGGGAGGTCGACACCGTGCTCGGCACGGACCTGCCGGGCGGGCTGGCCTTCTGCTCCCGCTCGGGCTCCCCGCACACGCCGTGGCTGGAGCCGGACGTCAACGACCGGATCCGTGAGCTCGTGGGCGAGGGGATCAAGCACGTCGTGGTCGTCCCCCTCGGCTTCGTCTCCGACCACATGGAGGTCGTCCACGACCTCGACGTCGAGGCGGCGGAGACCGCCGCCGAGGTCGGGATCGGCATGACGAGGGTGACGACACCGGGCGCGGACCCGGCCTTCGTGGCCGGGCTGGCCGACCTGCTGCTCGAGCGCGCGGCGGAGGCGCGCGGCGAGGGGCCCGTGCGTGCCACCTGGCGCGACCTCGACTCCCACCCGTCGGTGTGCCCGGTCGGGTGCTGCCCCAACCTGCGCACCGCCGAGCCGGCGCTGTGCGGGCGGGACTGA
- a CDS encoding inositol monophosphatase family protein, translating to MEVSVPATVDPLVLREVAEQVALEAGRLIVQERPRDLGVAETKTSATDVVTVMDQRSQDLLLTRLGELRPDDGFHGEERGGRVGTSGVSWVVDPIDGTVNYLYGIPAYAVSVAAVVGDPTTPGAWRPVAGAVVNPLTGECFSAALGAGAHRAVGSGPRRALRVADAPLGLSLCGTGFGYDPDRRRWQGEVLARVVPEVRDIRRIGSAALDLCRIADGSLDVYYERGLNPWDMAAGWLVATEAGGLVTDLDGGHPSTAMTIAGGPGNHADLRALLTRVVARVGPEKDH from the coding sequence ATGGAGGTGTCCGTGCCGGCCACGGTCGACCCGCTGGTCCTGCGCGAGGTCGCCGAGCAGGTCGCCCTCGAGGCCGGACGGCTCATCGTGCAGGAGCGCCCGCGCGACCTCGGTGTGGCCGAGACCAAGACCTCGGCCACCGACGTCGTCACGGTCATGGACCAGCGCAGCCAGGACCTGCTGCTCACCCGCCTGGGTGAGCTGCGCCCCGACGACGGCTTCCACGGCGAGGAGCGCGGCGGTCGGGTCGGCACCTCGGGCGTCTCGTGGGTCGTCGACCCCATCGACGGCACCGTGAACTACCTCTACGGGATCCCGGCCTACGCCGTCTCGGTCGCGGCCGTCGTCGGCGACCCCACGACCCCGGGGGCATGGCGCCCCGTCGCGGGAGCGGTGGTCAACCCGCTGACGGGGGAGTGCTTCAGCGCCGCCCTCGGCGCCGGCGCGCACCGTGCCGTGGGCTCCGGTCCGCGGCGTGCCCTGCGGGTCGCCGATGCCCCGCTCGGGCTCTCCCTGTGCGGGACCGGCTTCGGCTACGACCCCGACCGGCGGCGCTGGCAGGGCGAGGTCCTCGCCCGGGTCGTGCCCGAGGTGCGGGACATCCGGCGCATCGGCAGCGCGGCGCTGGACCTCTGCCGGATCGCCGACGGCAGCCTCGACGTCTACTACGAGCGCGGTCTCAACCCGTGGGACATGGCCGCCGGGTGGTTGGTCGCCACCGAGGCCGGAGGACTGGTCACCGACCTCGACGGCGGACACCCGAGCACGGCGATGACCATCGCCGGGGGACCCGGCAACCACGCCGACCTGCGGGCCCTCCTGACCCGGGTCGTGGCCCGGGTCGGCCCGGAGAAGGACCACTGA
- a CDS encoding DUF4193 domain-containing protein — translation MATDYDAPRKSDDDLSEDSIEELKTRRGDASSSNVDVDETEMAEGFELPGADLSGEEMSVRVVPRQADEFTCTSCFLVHHRSQLAEDGKNGPVCTECAA, via the coding sequence ATGGCGACCGACTACGACGCTCCGCGCAAGTCCGACGACGATCTGTCGGAGGATTCGATCGAGGAGCTCAAGACCCGACGCGGAGACGCGAGCTCGTCCAATGTCGACGTCGACGAGACGGAGATGGCCGAAGGCTTCGAGCTGCCGGGGGCCGACCTCTCCGGTGAGGAGATGTCGGTGCGGGTCGTCCCGCGCCAGGCAGACGAGTTCACGTGCACGAGCTGTTTCCTCGTGCACCACCGCAGCCAGCTGGCCGAGGACGGGAAGAACGGACCGGTCTGCACCGAGTGTGCTGCCTGA
- the dut gene encoding dUTP diphosphatase, which translates to MPDTPRPRIPVHLVHRDAVVPTYAREGDAGADLTSVAEVVLAPGERALVPTGVSLALPRGWVGLVHPRSGLAARHGISVVNAPGTVDSGYRGEVLVNLVNLDPQASFTVRVGDRIAQLVLQEVGEGEFLPVDSLPPSDRGDTGHGSTGGFGPVSTTGRC; encoded by the coding sequence GTGCCTGACACTCCTCGGCCGCGTATCCCGGTGCACCTCGTGCACCGGGACGCAGTGGTGCCCACGTACGCCAGGGAGGGCGACGCCGGCGCCGACCTGACCTCGGTCGCCGAGGTCGTCCTCGCCCCGGGAGAGCGGGCCCTCGTGCCCACCGGCGTCAGCCTCGCGCTGCCCCGCGGCTGGGTCGGACTGGTCCACCCGCGCTCCGGCCTCGCGGCCCGGCACGGCATCTCGGTCGTCAACGCGCCGGGGACCGTCGACTCGGGATACCGGGGTGAGGTCCTGGTGAACCTCGTCAACCTCGACCCGCAGGCGTCCTTCACGGTCCGCGTCGGGGACCGGATCGCGCAGCTCGTGCTGCAGGAGGTGGGCGAAGGGGAGTTCCTCCCCGTGGATTCGCTTCCACCGAGTGACCGGGGTGACACTGGACATGGATCCACCGGGGGCTTCGGCCCCGTGTCGACGACAGGACGATGCTGA
- a CDS encoding DUF3710 domain-containing protein, translating into MFGRKKKQGSEEAADAAPERDAPQPAGSGTEPAAGDPAETIAGTSPAGSPDGGPRDSADVEDLGSLVDLGSVHARPAPGMELRLELDAKTNDVSGLQMGNDDGAVQVQVFAAPRSSGIWDEIRSEISEMIAGNGGTVEEAEGTFGTELRTRLAQPGPQGRTVFAPAVFAGVDGPRWFLRAVYSGAPAVDESARAAFDECVRSIVVTRGDEPRAPREMLPLTMPESATQGPVELDEDGTPAGEDLKPFERGPEITEVR; encoded by the coding sequence ATGTTCGGGCGGAAGAAGAAGCAGGGCTCCGAGGAGGCGGCGGACGCGGCCCCGGAGAGGGACGCGCCGCAGCCGGCCGGGTCCGGGACGGAGCCTGCCGCCGGTGACCCTGCCGAGACCATCGCCGGGACGTCGCCCGCGGGAAGCCCGGACGGGGGTCCGCGGGACAGCGCCGACGTCGAGGACCTCGGGTCGCTGGTCGACCTGGGATCGGTGCACGCCCGCCCCGCGCCGGGCATGGAGCTGCGGCTGGAGCTCGACGCCAAGACCAACGACGTCTCCGGCCTGCAGATGGGCAACGACGACGGCGCCGTCCAGGTGCAGGTCTTCGCCGCGCCCCGCTCGAGCGGGATCTGGGACGAGATCCGCAGCGAGATCTCCGAGATGATCGCCGGCAACGGCGGCACCGTCGAGGAGGCCGAGGGCACCTTCGGCACCGAGCTGCGCACCCGCCTGGCCCAGCCCGGACCGCAGGGCCGCACCGTCTTCGCCCCCGCCGTCTTCGCCGGTGTCGACGGACCCCGCTGGTTCCTGCGTGCGGTCTACTCCGGCGCCCCGGCGGTCGACGAGTCCGCCCGGGCGGCCTTCGACGAGTGCGTGCGCTCGATCGTCGTCACCCGCGGCGACGAGCCCCGCGCCCCCCGCGAGATGCTGCCGCTGACGATGCCCGAGAGCGCCACGCAGGGCCCGGTGGAGCTCGACGAGGACGGCACCCCCGCGGGTGAGGACCTCAAGCCCTTCGAGCGAGGCCCCGAGATCACCGAGGTGCGCTGA
- a CDS encoding OB-fold nucleic acid binding domain-containing protein, protein MAILRRLVDLGRSDDDVAAGELREAAMAHGCHPISPDTNREVVTVAGTIVAVTLRPRATVPALVATLYDGSLSVQLVWLGRRRIAGIEPGAYVKVCGLLCRPDGVATIYNPSYELTPRG, encoded by the coding sequence ATGGCCATCCTGCGACGACTGGTCGACCTCGGTCGCTCCGACGACGACGTCGCCGCGGGGGAGCTGCGCGAGGCGGCAATGGCGCACGGGTGCCACCCGATCTCCCCGGACACGAACCGCGAGGTCGTCACCGTCGCCGGCACGATCGTGGCCGTGACCCTGCGACCGCGTGCGACCGTCCCGGCGCTCGTGGCCACGCTCTACGACGGCTCGCTGAGCGTCCAGCTGGTCTGGCTCGGCCGACGGCGCATCGCCGGCATCGAGCCCGGCGCCTACGTCAAGGTGTGCGGGTTGCTGTGCCGCCCGGACGGGGTGGCGACCATCTACAACCCGTCCTACGAGCTGACCCCCCGTGGGTGA
- a CDS encoding DUF3159 domain-containing protein has product MGESARPSTTEPVRPPTVEALIRHRLGEALGGVRGSLETTTPMLAFVIVWAATKDRTLSLGAAVAVTVVLALARLVQRQTLQFVLTSVLATALAAFFALRTGQAEDAFLPGILTSLAYLVASVVSVLVRWPLVGLMLGAVDQDAVAEGDWFRWRRNPAAVAVCTRLTLVLVGVYVIRVGVMGPLYLADHVAGLTITKVVLGWPLWAGAVAVMGAMLLKGSTPIDPDDELVHPSDLEQRPAASGE; this is encoded by the coding sequence GTGGGTGAGAGCGCCCGTCCGTCGACGACGGAGCCCGTCCGGCCCCCCACGGTCGAGGCGCTGATCCGGCACCGGCTCGGCGAGGCCCTCGGCGGTGTGCGCGGGTCCCTCGAGACGACCACCCCGATGCTCGCCTTCGTCATCGTGTGGGCGGCGACGAAGGACCGGACCCTGTCCCTCGGCGCGGCCGTCGCGGTGACGGTCGTGCTGGCGCTCGCGCGCCTCGTGCAGCGGCAGACCCTGCAGTTCGTCCTGACCTCGGTCCTCGCGACCGCGCTCGCCGCCTTCTTCGCCCTGCGGACGGGTCAGGCGGAGGACGCCTTCCTGCCGGGCATCCTCACCTCGCTGGCCTACCTGGTCGCCTCGGTCGTGTCGGTCCTCGTGCGCTGGCCGCTCGTGGGCCTGATGCTCGGTGCGGTCGACCAGGACGCCGTCGCCGAGGGGGACTGGTTCCGCTGGCGTCGCAACCCCGCGGCGGTGGCCGTGTGCACCCGTCTGACCCTCGTCCTGGTCGGCGTCTACGTCATCCGCGTCGGCGTCATGGGGCCGCTCTACCTGGCCGACCACGTCGCCGGGCTGACGATCACCAAGGTCGTGCTCGGCTGGCCCTTGTGGGCCGGGGCGGTCGCGGTCATGGGCGCGATGCTGCTCAAGGGGAGCACGCCGATCGATCCGGACGACGAGCTGGTCCACCCGAGCGACCTCGAGCAGCGGCCGGCCGCCTCGGGGGAGTGA
- a CDS encoding potassium channel family protein translates to MRVIIVGAGSVGTSIGQELLDNEHEVLFIDKATTEERMSRLPRAGWLAGDACEIATLQEAALQTGDVVVAATGDDKANLVVSLLAKTEFGIPRTVARVNNPKNEWMFDESWGVDVAVSTPRQMTALVEEAVSVGDLVRIFDFQQGSASMAGITLPPDNPNVGRRVGDIDFPQDTLLVGIIRDARPIGPGPDDALEAHDELLFLTTTEAEPHLEAMMRPGQPARHHGGE, encoded by the coding sequence ATGCGCGTCATCATCGTCGGAGCCGGGTCCGTGGGGACCTCCATCGGCCAGGAGCTGCTGGACAACGAGCACGAGGTGCTCTTCATCGACAAGGCGACGACGGAGGAGCGGATGTCCCGGCTCCCCCGGGCCGGCTGGCTCGCCGGCGATGCCTGCGAGATCGCCACGCTGCAGGAGGCCGCGCTGCAGACGGGCGACGTCGTCGTGGCCGCGACCGGTGACGACAAGGCCAACCTCGTCGTCTCCCTGCTGGCCAAGACCGAGTTCGGCATCCCGCGCACCGTCGCCCGGGTGAACAACCCGAAGAACGAGTGGATGTTCGACGAGTCGTGGGGAGTGGACGTCGCGGTGTCCACGCCCCGCCAGATGACCGCACTCGTCGAGGAGGCCGTCAGCGTGGGCGACCTCGTGCGCATCTTCGACTTCCAGCAGGGCAGTGCCTCGATGGCGGGCATCACCCTCCCCCCGGACAACCCCAACGTCGGCCGTCGCGTCGGGGACATCGACTTCCCCCAGGACACCCTGCTCGTCGGGATCATCCGCGACGCCCGGCCGATCGGTCCGGGCCCCGACGACGCCCTCGAGGCGCACGACGAGCTCCTCTTCCTCACCACGACGGAGGCGGAGCCCCACCTCGAGGCGATGATGCGCCCCGGCCAGCCCGCCCGCCACCACGGCGGCGAGTGA
- a CDS encoding potassium channel family protein translates to MHFVIMGCGRVGASLARSLEGMGHDVAVVDQNPASFQRLGSDFTGRRVAGVGFDRDTLLKAGIEDAHALAAVSSGDNSNILAARVARETFGVQHVVARIYDPDRAQVYQRLGIPTVATVRWTADQMLRRLLPQGLASEMADASGKIVIAEMAVDESWVGVSLTRVEELTGARVAYVTRLGEGMLPGRQTVHQEGDLLHLVIERPRLDEVERILDDPPPRES, encoded by the coding sequence GTGCACTTCGTGATCATGGGCTGTGGCCGGGTCGGCGCATCGTTGGCGCGTTCCCTGGAAGGGATGGGCCACGACGTCGCCGTCGTCGACCAGAACCCCGCGTCCTTCCAGCGCCTCGGCAGCGACTTCACCGGCCGGCGCGTCGCCGGCGTGGGCTTCGACCGCGACACCCTGCTCAAGGCGGGGATCGAGGACGCCCACGCGCTCGCGGCCGTCTCCAGCGGCGACAACTCCAACATCCTCGCCGCACGCGTCGCCCGCGAGACCTTCGGCGTCCAGCACGTCGTCGCCCGCATCTACGACCCGGATCGGGCGCAGGTCTACCAGCGCCTCGGGATCCCGACGGTCGCCACCGTCCGGTGGACGGCCGACCAGATGCTGCGGCGCCTCCTGCCCCAGGGGCTCGCCAGCGAGATGGCCGACGCGTCCGGGAAGATCGTCATCGCCGAGATGGCGGTGGACGAGAGCTGGGTGGGGGTGTCCCTGACCCGGGTCGAGGAGCTGACCGGGGCCCGGGTTGCCTACGTGACCCGGCTGGGCGAGGGCATGCTCCCCGGCCGGCAGACGGTCCACCAGGAGGGCGACCTGCTCCACCTCGTCATCGAGCGTCCCCGTCTCGACGAGGTGGAGCGGATCCTCGACGACCCACCCCCGAGGGAGAGCTGA
- a CDS encoding APC family permease produces the protein MSSGQLLKRVVLGRAKRSDRLGETLLPKRIALPVFASDTLSSVAYAPDEILLTLGLAGGALAVTRSWPVALAVVAVMVVVIASYRQNVHAYHSGGGDYEIASTNLGPRAGLTVASALIVDYVLTVAVSISSGVQNAAAAFGFLEGHEVIAGLVLIAALTAVNLRGVRESGRTFAVPTYLFMLTVLGMALVAIVRRTTGTLPQAESAGLTLAPEPGYEQLGTLAMAFLVLRAFSSGCAALTGVQAISNGVPAFRTPKSRNAAATLVLMGAIAVTLFVAMIALARWTGVQIAEDPATQLLRDGEPVGEDYVQHTLMGQVSKAVFEGFPAGVFLVAVVTGLILVLAANTAFNGFPVLGSILARDGYLPSQLHTRGDRLAFSNGILLLAGAAALLITVYDASVTRLIQLYIVGVFVSFTVSQTGMVRHWNRHLAVEKDKRSRRQMLRRRALNVVGAALSGVVLLVVLVTKFAEGAGFAIAAMAAFYLLMRSIQRHYQRVRQELSVAEEDTSQQLLPSRVHAIVLVSRINKPALRAMAYAKATRPSSLEAVTVDVEAEATAALQSEWYRRGIPVPLTALDSPYRDVTRPVVEHVKSIRTGNPRDLVVVYIPQYVLGHWWEQLLHNQSALRLRSRLIFTPGVMVSSVPWQLASSEGAEEKLDRPAAGDVRRGGA, from the coding sequence GTGTCTTCAGGACAACTTCTCAAGCGCGTGGTCCTCGGTCGCGCCAAACGCAGCGACCGGCTGGGCGAGACGCTCCTCCCGAAGCGCATCGCCCTGCCGGTCTTCGCCAGCGACACGCTGAGCTCCGTCGCCTACGCACCGGACGAGATCCTGCTGACCCTGGGCCTGGCCGGGGGCGCGCTCGCGGTGACCCGGTCGTGGCCGGTCGCCCTGGCCGTCGTCGCGGTCATGGTGGTCGTGATCGCCAGCTACCGGCAGAACGTGCACGCCTACCACTCCGGGGGCGGCGACTACGAGATCGCCAGCACGAACCTGGGCCCCCGCGCCGGCCTGACCGTCGCCAGTGCGCTCATCGTGGACTACGTGCTCACGGTCGCGGTGTCGATCTCGTCGGGGGTGCAGAACGCCGCGGCCGCCTTCGGGTTCCTCGAGGGGCACGAGGTGATCGCCGGTCTCGTCCTCATCGCCGCACTCACCGCGGTCAACCTGCGTGGGGTGCGCGAGTCGGGACGGACCTTCGCCGTCCCCACCTACCTCTTCATGCTCACCGTGCTCGGGATGGCCCTGGTCGCCATCGTGCGACGCACCACGGGGACGCTGCCGCAGGCCGAGAGCGCCGGCCTGACGCTCGCGCCCGAGCCGGGCTACGAGCAGCTGGGCACCCTCGCGATGGCCTTCCTCGTCCTGCGGGCCTTCTCCTCGGGGTGTGCGGCACTGACCGGTGTGCAGGCGATCAGCAACGGCGTGCCGGCCTTCCGGACGCCGAAGAGCCGCAACGCCGCCGCGACGCTGGTGCTCATGGGTGCGATCGCCGTCACGCTCTTCGTCGCGATGATCGCCCTGGCCCGCTGGACCGGTGTCCAGATCGCCGAGGACCCGGCGACGCAGCTGCTGCGCGACGGCGAGCCGGTCGGTGAGGACTACGTGCAGCACACCCTCATGGGCCAGGTCTCGAAGGCGGTGTTCGAGGGCTTCCCGGCCGGGGTCTTCCTCGTGGCGGTCGTCACCGGGCTGATCCTCGTGCTCGCTGCCAACACCGCCTTCAACGGCTTCCCCGTCCTCGGGTCGATCCTCGCCCGGGACGGGTACCTGCCGAGCCAGCTGCACACCCGCGGTGACCGGCTGGCCTTCTCCAACGGCATCCTGCTGCTCGCGGGGGCGGCCGCCCTGCTGATCACCGTCTACGACGCCAGCGTCACGCGCCTGATCCAGCTGTACATCGTCGGGGTCTTCGTCTCCTTCACGGTGAGCCAGACCGGGATGGTCCGGCACTGGAACCGCCACCTCGCGGTGGAGAAGGACAAGCGGTCGCGACGGCAGATGCTGCGTCGTCGGGCGCTGAACGTCGTCGGTGCCGCCCTGTCGGGGGTCGTGCTACTCGTCGTCCTGGTGACGAAGTTCGCGGAGGGGGCGGGTTTCGCCATCGCCGCCATGGCCGCGTTCTACCTCCTCATGCGATCGATCCAGCGCCACTACCAGAGGGTGCGCCAGGAGCTGTCCGTCGCCGAGGAGGACACCTCCCAGCAGCTGCTCCCGTCGCGGGTGCACGCCATCGTGCTCGTGAGCAGGATCAACAAGCCCGCGCTGCGCGCGATGGCCTACGCGAAGGCCACCCGCCCCTCCAGCCTGGAGGCGGTCACGGTCGACGTCGAGGCCGAGGCCACCGCGGCCCTCCAGAGCGAGTGGTACCGCCGGGGGATACCGGTCCCGCTCACGGCTCTCGACTCGCCCTACCGCGACGTCACCCGGCCCGTCGTGGAGCACGTGAAGTCGATCCGCACCGGCAACCCGCGCGACCTGGTCGTGGTCTACATCCCGCAGTACGTGCTCGGCCACTGGTGGGAGCAGCTCCTGCACAACCAGTCGGCGCTGCGCCTGCGCAGCCGGTTGATCTTCACCCCGGGTGTCATGGTCTCCTCGGTGCCCTGGCAGCTGGCCAGCTCCGAGGGAGCCGAGGAGAAGCTGGACCGGCCGGCGGCCGGTGACGTGAGACGTGGAGGAGCATGA
- a CDS encoding class I SAM-dependent RNA methyltransferase has translation MSTVAADELTTGDVVDVEVGPIAHGGHCVARYEGRVLFVRHTVPGERVRARITEGGPGDRFLRADAVDVLEASPHRVPSRCPVSGPGGCGGCDFQHVATAHQRELKGQVVAEQLHRLAGIDRDLTVEALGDADGLGYRTRVEFAVDGPTIGLRRHRSHEIEPVPGCPIAVPEVDAALADARAEVVDTPHSLDGIAALDVVVPSGEDDTVVVEVPVGATPPAIPITEVVPVPSGPMAMGVDARGFWQVHRDAPRAFVEAVLAAARVAPGERVLDLYCGVGLFSVPLAAATGESGQLVAVESDRRAVEHLRDNLADRPWSLVVPGRVDDLLGVPRKGPKGARGRTRRRAPARSDLLPPSADVVVLDPPRTGAGKGVVEALTSLRPRRMVYVACDPAALARDTSYLADRGYALTGLRALDAFPMTHHVECIAVFEPAGPDAPPTRDVAPDVRESGQQ, from the coding sequence ATGAGCACCGTGGCTGCTGACGAGCTGACGACCGGTGACGTGGTCGACGTCGAGGTGGGTCCGATCGCCCACGGCGGCCACTGCGTCGCCCGGTACGAGGGACGGGTGCTCTTCGTACGACACACCGTTCCCGGCGAGCGGGTGCGGGCGAGGATCACCGAGGGTGGCCCCGGCGACCGCTTCCTGCGGGCGGACGCCGTCGACGTCCTCGAGGCCTCGCCGCACCGGGTGCCCTCGCGCTGTCCCGTCTCCGGCCCCGGCGGGTGCGGCGGCTGCGACTTCCAGCACGTGGCCACCGCCCACCAGCGCGAGCTGAAGGGGCAGGTCGTCGCCGAGCAGCTCCACCGCCTCGCCGGCATCGACCGCGACCTCACCGTCGAGGCCCTCGGCGACGCCGACGGACTCGGGTACCGCACCCGGGTGGAGTTCGCCGTGGACGGCCCGACGATCGGCCTCCGGCGCCACCGCAGCCACGAGATCGAGCCCGTGCCCGGGTGCCCGATCGCCGTGCCCGAGGTCGACGCCGCCCTCGCGGACGCGCGCGCCGAGGTCGTGGACACGCCGCACAGCCTGGACGGGATCGCCGCGCTCGACGTCGTCGTGCCTTCGGGCGAGGACGACACGGTGGTCGTCGAGGTGCCCGTGGGGGCGACGCCACCGGCCATCCCGATCACCGAGGTCGTCCCCGTCCCGAGCGGACCGATGGCCATGGGCGTGGACGCCCGCGGGTTCTGGCAGGTCCACCGCGATGCTCCGCGGGCCTTCGTCGAGGCCGTGCTCGCCGCGGCCCGCGTCGCACCGGGGGAGCGGGTGCTCGATCTGTACTGCGGTGTCGGGCTGTTCTCCGTGCCGCTCGCCGCGGCGACGGGCGAGTCCGGCCAGCTCGTCGCGGTCGAGTCCGACCGCCGGGCCGTCGAGCACCTGCGCGACAACCTCGCCGACCGCCCGTGGTCGCTCGTCGTGCCCGGTCGGGTCGATGACCTCCTCGGGGTGCCGCGCAAGGGGCCGAAGGGAGCGCGGGGCCGCACCCGTCGGCGTGCCCCGGCACGCTCCGACCTCCTGCCGCCGAGCGCGGACGTCGTCGTGCTCGACCCGCCGCGCACCGGTGCGGGCAAGGGGGTCGTGGAGGCGCTCACCTCCCTTCGTCCCCGACGCATGGTCTACGTCGCCTGCGACCCGGCGGCCCTGGCCCGCGACACGTCCTACCTCGCCGACCGCGGGTACGCGCTGACGGGCCTGCGGGCCCTCGACGCCTTCCCGATGACCCACCACGTGGAGTGCATCGCCGTCTTCGAGCCCGCCGGGCCGGATGCGCCGCCCACCCGTGACGTGGCGCCGGATGTGCGGGAGAGTGGGCAGCAGTGA